The genomic segment TGTGAGAGTTGCAAGGTATGGAATAAGTTGTTGATATGTGGTTCTTCTGTGATGATGGAGATCCAGATTTATTTAGGTTTTGCCCCCTCAGACAGAATCAACATACTAGGAGTATTTCTTTCTCACACAGGGCTTCTTCAAACGCTCAGTGCAGAATAACAAGCATTATACCTGTTCAGAGGAACAACGCTGCCCAATGAACCTGTCCCAAAGAAAACGTTGTCCTTTCTGCCGCTTCCAGAAGTGTCTGGCTGTAGGCATGAGAAAAGAAGGTATGTAATCTCTCAACACTTTGGATGcatttctgcttctttgtcACATCCACTGCTGTGAAAAAGCATCACTAGACATCTTCTGTCGGGATTTaatttgtcacacttaaatgtttcatgtcAGTTACACTGAAAAATTATactgaaaatattattataattaaaaggTATATTAatttgcagttttcaaattaggatttttttctatcaaaggAAAAATGCCTTCCAAAACCAATACAAtcctttgtaaagaaaaaaaacaacaaacaaatatggTTGCCTctattatataattattattattttttcttaaaggtgGTATTTATGAttccacaaaagaaaaaaaaactgaacaacatCTATTGGGCTGATCTGCTGTTCTAGATACCTTATTCTCTCttaataattcaaaatgtcatTAGAAATTAGTCCTTTGTATTAACTCAATACTATGATATGTCTGAAACCGTTAGGTGTgactaataaaacagaaaaagaaaaagaaaatacctcTTGAAAGGAGGGAATACTATTTTCCTGGCAGTGCGAATGTCCATCTCTTCCTTATGAAACTAAATCATTCTAGTTTTGGCTCAATTGGCAAAATTTCAATACAGGAAATTTGTAAATGAGGGTCAAATATTATATGTTATTCTACTTGGGCTCCaagtaatgtttatttatttatttttattcattattttcgCCAAAGATGTTACAAGTGTTGCCTTTTAATTATGACTTCTTTTTCAGCTGTAAGAGCAGATCGTATGAGAGGTGGCAGGAATAAGTTTGGGCCTCTGTACAGACGTGACAGGCAGATGAAACAGCAAAAGGCAAACACAAATCCCTACAGGATTAAGATGGAAACAAGGCAAACACCTGGTCCCCAATCTCCAAATGACCATCGAATAAGTGGCCCAACAAACAATACATCGTCTTCAGCTGCTTTTCATCTATCCCATATTATGTATCCGTCTGGGATGGAGCGAAGTTGTCAACCCATGCCTCTGGACTGTACCATGAACAATCACAGAGGTCTATCACCTCCATCCATGCCTTTTCGTGGACTTTGTTGTAGTTTCCCTGAATACTCACAGGACAAAGAGGAACCCAGCTTCAGCTACAACCCCGTTCCCACACACTTTTCAGTCCACCCATTCACACCAACGTGCACACCAACATCTTCCCCCTGCTCCACACCAAGCTCAGCACCAGCTATTTCCCAGGCTGGTACTCAGACAATACCTCCACCAAACACTCCTTCTCCCAACTTCCTTATTCAGCTCCTGGAGGGTGAACAAGATGAGGATCAGCTATGCACCAAAGTCTTGGCTAGTCTGCAAAGAGAGCAGGCCAATCGAGGGAAGCATGACTGCCTAAATACATTCAGCATCATGTGCAAAATAGCTGACCAGACTCTGTTTGGACTTGTGGAGTGGGCCAGAAACAGCAATCTCTTTAAAGAGCTCAAGGTAAGGAAATTCTGCTACACTACCAGTCAGCAGCAGGATAAGATCTATGCAGTTTCTGGAGTTCAAGGGTTTATATTATATTCACACCTTGGTGCTTCTGATAGGTGGATGATCAGATGTCACTGCTGCAAAGCTGTTGGAGTGAGCTGCTGGTCCTAGACCACCTCTGCAGACAAGTCACTCACGGAAAAGAAGGTTGTATTTATCTGGTCACAGGTCAACAGGTGAAGTATTAGTCACTTATCTGTACAGATTTAGAGgcatgtttattttcatcactCACACACTTATTTCTAACAGTGATTTATTGTGATGCAGATTGAAGTGTCAACCATTATGTCCCAGGCTGGAACGACGTTAAGTAGTTTAGTATCAAGAACCCAAGACCTTGTTTTCAAACTTAAGGCACTCCATTTTGACAGACACGAGTTTGTTTGTCTTAAATACCTTGTCCTGTTCAACCCAGGTTAGTGCTCTTAATTCAATAGTTGTTAAAGTCAAGTATTTACCTTAATTTTGATCTGTCATTAATACAGTTGCTATTAGTGTTCAACCcactttttgtgcttttttttttttaatgcatcagaTGTGAAGTCAGTCCAGAACCGCAGACAAGTAGAGCAAACTCAGGAGAGGGTGAACAGAGCTCTCATGGAACATACCCAGCAGAGCCACCCGGGACACTCAGACAAGTTTGGGCAGTTGCTTCTTCGGCTCCCAGAAGTGCGCAGCATTAGCTTGCAAGTTGAGGACTATTTGTACCAGCGCCACCTTCTTGGAGATTTACCCTGCAACTCTCTACTGGCGGAGATGCTGCACGCTAAGCACAACTAGGAGGGTGTTGAAGTTTGAAAAATTATCACCTTCAAAGATGCTCTAAGATGAAGATGGGTCGTGCTATGAGAAGGTTTCTTTATCAGTGTTAAATTAGGACCCAGGTGTCATCTTATTTCATGTAAACAGGAAAGGCAAAActgttcaacaaaaaaataaaatacattcagtaAAGTCAAGCAATTTTGTGCctaacttttataaatataaaataaaaatgtgttggtcATTCTCACTCTGCAGTATATCTTTTCAAAGATACACATGCAAATTCTAAAACAAAGATATGAGGGAGAAAAAAGATGATtatcaaataatgaaaaaaaaaaatctatgtggatgatttaaaaatgattttatttttctggtccAGTTGTCAAGGAGTCACTTAATGAAATGAACATACAAAATGTACTGgcaaataagaaaacagaagaaaacaaaaaaaacttatgacATCTTTTCTGAAATGGAAATTTGACATAttaccttcatttaaaaaaagaagaagcataaaagaaatggagagaaaaggacagagaacctcaaactaaaaaataaatttgtcaaataattcaaatggaaataaatatacCTCTGGATGATGAGTTTTAGGGAGAATTGCACAAAATCAATCACTACCACATTTGAAGCTTTACAAgtacataaatacaaacatctaTTAAATTTACACGTaaacccccacacacacacttacttAATCAAcagtttatttcttatttatggtTTCAACATTGCATCCATAGGAGTCCCCTTCAAACAACACATTACATGGAGGCATTCTGTGAAGAAGGTAGCTGCACTGTGGCAACTGTAATAATGCTGCAAGACTGCAAAGAAAGAGCTAATTTTCAAGATGTTTTGCCAGTATTGAATTAATCAAGAAATTCTGGAGTCATTTTTTAACCagcactgaggaaaaaaaaaaaaaaagcttttggcATTTTACATTCCCCTGTTGTACATGAAGGAGTCTCAAGAGACTGTGGGGTAGACTAGGGCTGTTACAGTCCAGAATGATCCTTCGTTAAGAAACCTACTGTTTATATGCCCGGACATATAAACAGGGAATAATGCATTAGGAAACAAGCTCAGTGACCTACACGATTTATTTATCCTAAAACAGTATCAGGAACTTCAGCTGTTGAACAATTCAAATTCATTCTCATTCACTCATTGTCATCTCAAACATACACCTCACTAATGCTTAAGCAGCAGGCTAGCTTATTTGCAGCTCACAAAGGTCAACTTAATTTTTACAAATCATCATCAAAAAAGAAAGTATTCAGCATTCAATATATATTAAATCAAGATTGATTATCATTGTCATACAGAGCTTTATCCAAGTATTGATGAACATGACGAAGCTCTCCTTCATCTTTGTTCCCCCCGGTGACAAGCTCAAACCATTATTTCCatgaaaacaaccaataaacaaaaaaacaaaaaaatcacaggatattttattcttctttcagTTCTCATTACTCAATCAGTTGCTaggaaaacatgtcaaaaagtattaaaaaaaacatccagatgtcTACAGCTGAAGGAGTGGAGTGCAGAAAATATGGGGCACAAGCAGTTTCGAATGTGTAAAGCAATCTGCAGTGAAAGTAGCCTCTGGTATATCTATGGTATTTTCTGGTCCTGACTAGAAGTGGGTAGCATGTGCCCTACATTCATATGAGAGCAGCGTTAACTGCCTATACATTTCAGCCTTCATTTCCAATCAGAGTAAAGAGCCGAATCATGTGTCTCAGTATACTGGAGGGAAACGGAGCCCTGGAAGAAGAAAAGGCAGCGAAaggaaaccaaaccaaaacttTGAAGGGTGGGAGCTGCTTGTACCCAAAATACTGTTGTGCGGGCAAAGGCAGTGTAATTCTCCACTTCCCTCCCTTTTCGAGTCAAAAACAAGACTCGGACATGGCAGGGTAAGGCAAGGCATGAGGAGGAAAAGGGAaacagttgttgttgtttattttgtccaAATGAAATTTGTCCCATTACATTTTACAATCTGAGTGGATCATTCAGAACCTGTCAGAAGCTCTAGAGATAAAGTCTTTTAGCTCGAGTGTCTGTATTAAGGAGTGATTGACTCCTTCTCTTGGCCAGTCACCAGTTCGGTTCTCAGGGTTCAAGCTGACAACGGAAAAATACCTGAGCAGTCgttccattttttccccccaacagAACGATCTGACACTCCACACTAGCCAGGGAAGCAAAAAGGAAGAATGAGTCAACTGTGTACATTTCCTGAATTATAGCATCTTTCCCAACCATAGGCGAGTCTTTAATTTGGGGTATTCAACTTTTTAGGTGTTCCTGGGCGCTTCTGCCAGAAGTGGTTAGGAATGGTGAAGGCATCAACACTCATTGACATGGTTTTGGACGGGATGACGGTGAACTGTTTACGGTCAGAGCTATACTTGTAAATGGACTCCACCATCTCAGGTTTGATGTTCCGTGGGCCAATGCCAGTCAGCCGGTCCATGTCCTCGGTTTCAGGGTTCATGGTGTAAACTGCTCTGAATTGGCAGCTGGCATCTCGGAAGAGGATTAGGAAATGGTTGGCTGCGCTTCTTTCCATTTCCTGAAAAGACAAACACCAACAGACAAGCAGAGTTTGTAAGTAAGAGCCATGTTCATGTGGGCCTCTTAGTGAGACCGTAACGTAGCAGCATTGTTTACCTCGacaatcttgtttttttgtggttcaTTAACCTTGCCAGCCAGGCAGCAGCGAGTGATGGCATTATGGATGATGAACTTGTTGGACTTAAAGCTCGGTTCCTTGTATAGCTTTGGTcctgaaaaacagttttcacacATGATATGCTTGCTGCTCTAATAAAACAAtgctcacatttttaaaacaaactttagcCATGAATTAATCACTCACCTGTATATTCTGGAATGGAAGCTGGGGAGGAGATGGTGGATCCATTTTCCCAGTCTTTTTCCCCATTCTGGGCACTCCTTCGCCCTGGTGACATTAGCCGTGACCGAGAGGGAGAATGTGATcggctagaaaaaaaacaacaaacaaagtgGGTTGCAGACATTAATCGTCACCATCACCTTTGCACCTGATAGCACTGATAACGACTACCACAGCAACTGTAACTAGAGGCggataaacacaaacaaataatgaaacaaCTTGGTCATTGTAAAAATCCATTATCCAGGTCCTCTTTCTCAGATGGTTAATGTAATGTTCTTTGACCTGTCCAGGGCAAACAGCGCCAACATTTAAAGCCcctacataaataaatttaatccaTCATCTCTGTGTATGTTACCTTGGAGATTTCCTGACAGTCAGCCCTCCAGAGTCATTAGCCATAGAGGAGAGGTTCATCATTGAGTGGAAGTTCCCTTTGTTCAGCCTGTTtcctacacagaaaaaaacaagagcatgttattaaaaaaaaacaagcaaaagcaAAGATAAAGTTTCTAACACTTAGAAATTTGGTGGTGGTGTCAGAAGCCTTTACCCTTGACGGGACTATTGGACAAAACCGAGTCATCTCTGAAAACTGTCTTGGGTCTCTGTTTCTTCACATCACGAACTGTTGTAGGTTTCTTCCTCAGCACTTTGTCCAGATCTTCCATAATCTTCAGTTGATGTCGTCTCTCATACTCCTGCCTGGTGAAGTCTCCTCTGCGCTGGGGAGTGCCTTCTGCTGGTGGGGTACGTGACGCCGGAGGGGTGCCTGAGGTCTGGGGTGTTTCTTCATTCTTGCCCCATCCTTCAATGATCATCCACTGGGGCTTGCTAAGagcagagggagacagagagcACAATGTCAAAATGTATAATACTGGGAATACAGATACAACAACtgcaaatatgatttaaaaactacaatctAAACATACTTGACTGTACAGGAGTCATTAGGGAGTGTCTATTGtgctaaaactgtttttattgtatgcACTATTACGGTTCATATTTAGTAATGCCACCAGCTGCATaagtggaaaaaagaagaaaagtcttactttgattctttttccttctcttgcTCAAGTTTGCGTCTCTTCAACTCTTCGGTTCTCCTTTGCTGTTTCTCAAGAAGAGCTGCTCTTCGCTGTGCCATCTCATCCTCTGTTCGATCCCTGACATCCTACAAAGACAAAACCAAGTACACATGAATAGCTATTAACACACTGACCTAAACCACGGTTTACCAGATACCAAAATAATGAGATGCAGTACCAACCTTGAAAAAGAAACCAACACCTGCCTTTGATTCTGGCTCCGTTCGATCACTCATTGAATCTGATAATATATCAGGCACTTCGTCATCCTCTTCCCCCTCTGCTCCCAAGGCAGAGAGTGGGATCTCAATTAAACTGCTACGTTTGCCATTGGGCATTCCAGCCGGGGCTTCACTCTCGAAGGAGCACTCTGAAGGGGCGCCAGAGCTGCATCCTGCACTCGCAAGCCCTTCCTTCTTTACCAGGGGACTGTGTGAGCGCCCTGCCTCCAGGTCCATGCTAAAAATACTCTGTCCATCATTGGAGCCTACTTCTGATAGGTCGTCATCTGCTGCAGGGTGAGGAGGTGGAGTTGATATAGGAGTCAATGAAGGTGTGGGGACAGGAGTCGGCCCAAATGAACGTAGCTCATCCAGGCTATCAGAGTCACCTatagagaaggaggaagaagtcTGAACCTGGGACTGCAAATGATTTCCTCGACGAAGATGGGGTATACGGTCCACATTCTGAGGGGGGTTGAGAACCCTTGAATCCTTTGGGAACTTTGTGTCCATTTGGCGACTGTGTTTTGGACTTTTAGGGGGTACAGACTGAGCTCTTCGATGAACTTTAGGAGATTTAGGAGGAGCAGAAGGGTTTGCCATTTTGCGTGATGGTGAGGGAGAAGAGGACGCTAAATTAAAACCTCGGGTGGATTCTCGTGAGATGCGTGAAGGAGGAGCTGAGTTGGAAGGTTTGGGGTCGGCTGGAATAACCCAGGATTTGTTCGTGGATGCTGCAGGTTTCTTCTTGATTAGTTGATTCTGCTGTTCACTCAGTCGTTGCATGTCAGTTTGCAGGGAGGACAATGCTGCAGTTAACTTGGACACAGCATTGTTATAATCCCCTAAAGGGGCTACCGTTTTTTCACCAGGTGTCTGACTGGCCTCCTTGATGAGCGCATGTCCTCCTCTACCACTTGCATCATCCTCCACCAAAAGGCGCTGTTGATCTTGTTCCTTCCCTTCCTCCTCCATTTGAGCAAGTCTTTCCTCCAAAGTCAAACGTGAAAGATCTTCCTCTCCTTTCTCCTCAGAGTCAACATCATTGTGCTCTTTTTTCAACTGTAGAAAAGCACTCTTCCCCAGTCTTTGACGATGCTTTGCAAAAATGGCCTCAATACGTTTTTTCTGGGCTTcaatggcttttcttttttcttcaagcCGAGCTCCCAGTTCAGTCATCTCATTATTTAGTTGTGGGCTCTTGCTCGGGCTTTCTTCAGACTTTTGTGCCCAAGAGGTCATCTGAGGGGAAGATGGGTCGCTACCTTTAGGAGAATCCatgctctgtttctttttgcGTTCTGCAAAGCTGGTCATCTTCACGCCACTGTCAGGTGAACCCTTAACATAGCCAATGGAAGAGTTTGCATGGGCAGCTGGTGTGTTTGGAGTTGACTGGGCCTTTGGCAGGTCTTCTAAGGCATCTGAATCTAAACTGCCATCTCTCAAGACTGAGTCATCATCCCGTGAACATCCTGAGGTGTTTCTGGTGCGAGCTGGCTCCCTGGTGGACTCTTTAGGCTGGTACATCATTCCTGAGTGTGTAGGGGCAGAGCAGCTGATGGGGGTCAGGTTGCCATCATATCTAGAACTTGCAGGATCGTCAGGCGAGTGGAGGTAGAAGCCATCAGGAGCACCATCAGGATGTAATCTAGGTTCCATTTTGCCTTCGTTGTGAATTATTTGGAGAGCCTCTTCAATGGTGGGCAGCTCTCCAGTTTCATTTGTCTCAAGTCCGTTCTCCTCAGCCAGCCTTGGAATAACGGGAGTCTGTGTGGCCCATGATGCTCTCTGAGGACCATTTGGTCCAGGGGCCTTACCAACCAAATGGCTGATGTCTTCAGGAGTAGTGTAGGGATGATTAATGTTTTGGCCTGCTGGGTTGAGCTGATCTGAGCTCATAGAGCGGGTTATTACAGGGTTGCCCATCACTATATCAACGTCACTGTCAAGGCCAAAAGGGATGCTGAAGGATACTGCTGACAAGGGCCGACTAAGAGAAAGAGCAAAGCAagttcaagtaaaaataaactggtgGATGTAACAGTTAATGTACTCTGTCTACTAGCACTACCTGAGAGGTTTCTTGCTCCATGTCTTTCCAACTCCTTCTATATGAGACATTGAGGTAGACTGAGTCAAAGGTCCTGAGTACAATGGGACACAGACAAACATGTAAAGGCATGCAAACATCACAGGGATGCACACAATaaccaaacaaaatatacatgaaatatatatatggagAGATAAGGACAAAACAccacaaaactgaaacaaaaacaatgactgAAGGGAATCAAACTGACTTAATACCtgatgcagaagaagaaatgggGAGAAAAGGCTTCTTGAAGATGGAAGGAGAAGTACTGGAAGGTGGAAAAATATCTAGTTTTAGctctcaataaaataaatatttattaaatgcatttattcatacaaaaacaaaataaaaacatttctgtaccTGTTACCACTGGCGTTACTTTGTGTCACTGGTGTGGATTCATCTGATGAAAAGGGAGAACCCAGTTGGGTCCATGTTAGAGCCATTAGGACTTCATCTTCAGAGTAATGATCAACATTTACAAAGGAACGCAAACCTGCGACACTCACCTATTGGTTGAACAAATTCTGGCCTTTGTACTTCGAACCAGTAAAGCAGTTCAGACAGGAAACTCAGAAAATTGAGCTACAGGATGAAACGTATCAAGTCAGACATTAGAGAACCatcatgtaattttaatgtaCAAGTCAAATAATGACAGAGTGGTTACCTGAAGCTCTTGTGGTGTGTATAGCATATCTTCAAGTGCCAAGTGACAGCAGCCCTTCAAACAGCTGTCACAAAATTCTCGGATGAACTGCAGGTTGTACAGGCTGTCTGATACCGACATGGAGTCCTTCATACAAACATCTTACAGACAGGAGTAAAAGTGTTAAACTGACAGACATGGCCTGTTGTCATCATATTAACTCAAGTAATGAGTAACTAGGATCAATTTGGAATGATGTAATTGACTTGGGATCTTACTGTTGATTGAGttgaattgacttttttgtaaagtgccttgagacaacatttgttgtgacCTGGTGCTTTAGATATAGATTGAATTGCACTGAATTGTGAACAGAGGTTAGC from the Gambusia affinis linkage group LG19, SWU_Gaff_1.0, whole genome shotgun sequence genome contains:
- the camsap3 gene encoding calmodulin-regulated spectrin-associated protein 3 isoform X2 — encoded protein: MVDSPTKRKTFVVPDIKPLDLYDCSKSKICASVGWLLAKSYGSSENVPAELRDPFYCDQYEQEHLKPPVTRLLQSSELYCRTYSIVTGSTGSEAQPKDNVALLQVLTQRGVVAKDQESSVTEADLRHKPIKMSAHLAVMDALMAVGAMQTVTAVKLCGSAELLDGAARWEDALLHWVNVLNQKLRDHTEGAQTDSSQATTEPQPVEPSCPTRWYWKLVPLRYRKDKIQSKMKPIFPEVNEVKDLSSGCAVAAVIHYYCPGLLRLEDVCMKDSMSVSDSLYNLQFIREFCDSCLKGCCHLALEDMLYTPQELQLNFLSFLSELLYWFEVQRPEFVQPIDESTPVTQSNASGNSTSPSIFKKPFLPISSSASGPLTQSTSMSHIEGVGKTWSKKPLSRPLSAVSFSIPFGLDSDVDIVMGNPVITRSMSSDQLNPAGQNINHPYTTPEDISHLVGKAPGPNGPQRASWATQTPVIPRLAEENGLETNETGELPTIEEALQIIHNEGKMEPRLHPDGAPDGFYLHSPDDPASSRYDGNLTPISCSAPTHSGMMYQPKESTREPARTRNTSGCSRDDDSVLRDGSLDSDALEDLPKAQSTPNTPAAHANSSIGYVKGSPDSGVKMTSFAERKKKQSMDSPKGSDPSSPQMTSWAQKSEESPSKSPQLNNEMTELGARLEEKRKAIEAQKKRIEAIFAKHRQRLGKSAFLQLKKEHNDVDSEEKGEEDLSRLTLEERLAQMEEEGKEQDQQRLLVEDDASGRGGHALIKEASQTPGEKTVAPLGDYNNAVSKLTAALSSLQTDMQRLSEQQNQLIKKKPAASTNKSWVIPADPKPSNSAPPSRISRESTRGFNLASSSPSPSRKMANPSAPPKSPKVHRRAQSVPPKSPKHSRQMDTKFPKDSRVLNPPQNVDRIPHLRRGNHLQSQVQTSSSFSIGDSDSLDELRSFGPTPVPTPSLTPISTPPPHPAADDDLSEVGSNDGQSIFSMDLEAGRSHSPLVKKEGLASAGCSSGAPSECSFESEAPAGMPNGKRSSLIEIPLSALGAEGEEDDEVPDILSDSMSDRTEPESKDVRDRTEDEMAQRRAALLEKQQRRTEELKRRKLEQEKEKESNKPQWMIIEGWGKNEETPQTSGTPPASRTPPAEGTPQRRGDFTRQEYERRHQLKIMEDLDKVLRKKPTTVRDVKKQRPKTVFRDDSVLSNSPVKGNRLNKGNFHSMMNLSSMANDSGGLTVRKSPSRSHSPSRSRLMSPGRRSAQNGEKDWENGSTISSPASIPEYTGPKLYKEPSFKSNKFIIHNAITRCCLAGKVNEPQKNKIVEEMERSAANHFLILFRDASCQFRAVYTMNPETEDMDRLTGIGPRNIKPEMVESIYKYSSDRKQFTVIPSKTMSMSVDAFTIPNHFWQKRPGTPKKLNTPN
- the camsap3 gene encoding calmodulin-regulated spectrin-associated protein 3 isoform X1, with the protein product MVDSPTKRKTFVVPDIKPLDLYDCSKSKICASVGWLLAKSYGSSENVPAELRDPFYCDQYEQEHLKPPVTRLLQSSELYCRTYSIVTGSTGSEAQPKDNVALLQVLTQRGVVAKDQESSVTEADLRHKPIKMSAHLAVMDALMAVGAMQTVTAVKLCGSAELLDGAARWEDALLHWVNVLNQKLRDHTEGAQTDSSQATTEPQPVEPSCPTRWYWKLVPLRYRKDKIQSKMKPIFPEVNEVKDLSSGCAVAAVIHYYCPGLLRLEDVCMKDSMSVSDSLYNLQFIREFCDSCLKGCCHLALEDMLYTPQELQLNFLSFLSELLYWFEVQRPEFVQPIDESTPVTQSNASGNSTSPSIFKKPFLPISSSASGPLTQSTSMSHIEGVGKTWSKKPLSRPLSAVSFSIPFGLDSDVDIVMGNPVITRSMSSDQLNPAGQNINHPYTTPEDISHLVGKAPGPNGPQRASWATQTPVIPRLAEENGLETNETGELPTIEEALQIIHNEGKMEPRLHPDGAPDGFYLHSPDDPASSRYDGNLTPISCSAPTHSGMMYQPKESTREPARTRNTSGCSRDDDSVLRDGSLDSDALEDLPKAQSTPNTPAAHANSSIGYVKGSPDSGVKMTSFAERKKKQSMDSPKGSDPSSPQMTSWAQKSEESPSKSPQLNNEMTELGARLEEKRKAIEAQKKRIEAIFAKHRQRLGKSAFLQLKKEHNDVDSEEKGEEDLSRLTLEERLAQMEEEGKEQDQQRLLVEDDASGRGGHALIKEASQTPGEKTVAPLGDYNNAVSKLTAALSSLQTDMQRLSEQQNQLIKKKPAASTNKSWVIPADPKPSNSAPPSRISRESTRGFNLASSSPSPSRKMANPSAPPKSPKVHRRAQSVPPKSPKHSRQMDTKFPKDSRVLNPPQNVDRIPHLRRGNHLQSQVQTSSSFSIGDSDSLDELRSFGPTPVPTPSLTPISTPPPHPAADDDLSEVGSNDGQSIFSMDLEAGRSHSPLVKKEGLASAGCSSGAPSECSFESEAPAGMPNGKRSSLIEIPLSALGAEGEEDDEVPDILSDSMSDRTEPESKAGVGFFFKDVRDRTEDEMAQRRAALLEKQQRRTEELKRRKLEQEKEKESNKPQWMIIEGWGKNEETPQTSGTPPASRTPPAEGTPQRRGDFTRQEYERRHQLKIMEDLDKVLRKKPTTVRDVKKQRPKTVFRDDSVLSNSPVKGNRLNKGNFHSMMNLSSMANDSGGLTVRKSPSRSHSPSRSRLMSPGRRSAQNGEKDWENGSTISSPASIPEYTGPKLYKEPSFKSNKFIIHNAITRCCLAGKVNEPQKNKIVEEMERSAANHFLILFRDASCQFRAVYTMNPETEDMDRLTGIGPRNIKPEMVESIYKYSSDRKQFTVIPSKTMSMSVDAFTIPNHFWQKRPGTPKKLNTPN
- the camsap3 gene encoding calmodulin-regulated spectrin-associated protein 3 isoform X3, with the translated sequence MVDSPTKRKTFVVPDIKPLDLYDCSKSKICASVGWLLAKSYGSSENVPAELRDPFYCDQYEQEHLKPPVTRLLQSSELYCRTYSIVTGSTGSEAQPKDNVALLQVLTQRGVVAKDQESSVTEADLRHKPIKMSAHLAVMDALMAVGAMQTVTAVKLCGSAELLDGAARWEDALLHWVNVLNQKLRDHTEGAQTDSSQATTEPQPVEPSLRYRKDKIQSKMKPIFPEVNEVKDLSSGCAVAAVIHYYCPGLLRLEDVCMKDSMSVSDSLYNLQFIREFCDSCLKGCCHLALEDMLYTPQELQLNFLSFLSELLYWFEVQRPEFVQPIDESTPVTQSNASGNSTSPSIFKKPFLPISSSASGPLTQSTSMSHIEGVGKTWSKKPLSRPLSAVSFSIPFGLDSDVDIVMGNPVITRSMSSDQLNPAGQNINHPYTTPEDISHLVGKAPGPNGPQRASWATQTPVIPRLAEENGLETNETGELPTIEEALQIIHNEGKMEPRLHPDGAPDGFYLHSPDDPASSRYDGNLTPISCSAPTHSGMMYQPKESTREPARTRNTSGCSRDDDSVLRDGSLDSDALEDLPKAQSTPNTPAAHANSSIGYVKGSPDSGVKMTSFAERKKKQSMDSPKGSDPSSPQMTSWAQKSEESPSKSPQLNNEMTELGARLEEKRKAIEAQKKRIEAIFAKHRQRLGKSAFLQLKKEHNDVDSEEKGEEDLSRLTLEERLAQMEEEGKEQDQQRLLVEDDASGRGGHALIKEASQTPGEKTVAPLGDYNNAVSKLTAALSSLQTDMQRLSEQQNQLIKKKPAASTNKSWVIPADPKPSNSAPPSRISRESTRGFNLASSSPSPSRKMANPSAPPKSPKVHRRAQSVPPKSPKHSRQMDTKFPKDSRVLNPPQNVDRIPHLRRGNHLQSQVQTSSSFSIGDSDSLDELRSFGPTPVPTPSLTPISTPPPHPAADDDLSEVGSNDGQSIFSMDLEAGRSHSPLVKKEGLASAGCSSGAPSECSFESEAPAGMPNGKRSSLIEIPLSALGAEGEEDDEVPDILSDSMSDRTEPESKAGVGFFFKDVRDRTEDEMAQRRAALLEKQQRRTEELKRRKLEQEKEKESNKPQWMIIEGWGKNEETPQTSGTPPASRTPPAEGTPQRRGDFTRQEYERRHQLKIMEDLDKVLRKKPTTVRDVKKQRPKTVFRDDSVLSNSPVKGNRLNKGNFHSMMNLSSMANDSGGLTVRKSPSRSHSPSRSRLMSPGRRSAQNGEKDWENGSTISSPASIPEYTGPKLYKEPSFKSNKFIIHNAITRCCLAGKVNEPQKNKIVEEMERSAANHFLILFRDASCQFRAVYTMNPETEDMDRLTGIGPRNIKPEMVESIYKYSSDRKQFTVIPSKTMSMSVDAFTIPNHFWQKRPGTPKKLNTPN